AATTAACTGCTGGGCAGGGGACAGGCACAGATAAGAGTGAGAGCTCCTGAAGTGGAGGTCAAAATCACCATACCCAATACTTTCTGGAGAGTTGGCAGCtcatgcgcgcgcacacacacgatGGGCAGGgggcattcaaaaatcaaaaggcagagcaaaaaatacaatataatctttttttttaaaaaaaagtctcatgatttttgaacctgTGGGGTTGGCAATTCTGCATCAAGCTTTATATACATATTAAAGTTCCATTTCAACAACTTCTTGTATGATACCTGGGATGCTGAATGTATGCTAGAGGAGGCACATAAATCTCCTTGGCACTAAATCATCCAGTGTGTCAAGGTCAAAATAACCTTCATCCAATTCCAAGGAACAAGCTCCCAACACCTCCGCCCTAGCAGGTTGTTCCCTGGAATTCTGTGCCTTCGCTGAAGATGCTTCTGGAATAATGTGTCCAAGCACAAGGCTGGAAAGACTAGCACTGTCCAAGCCAAATCAAATCAGATCAGTGGAATGACTGGACCTTTTGGGAGCATATTATAGCAGAAGCCTTTGTCTTTTTTTAGCACCTTTCCTGCAGGGCGTGTGACTAGCCTGAGGAGATGGGGTTGCAGCGGGGTGGGGTGTTCTCTGAAGTCCATGATGAAAGAGGTAGTTGTTTactgagtgagtttgtgtgtgtggtttttggaggggggtgagggggtgagagaacctggatttgtgcaggaaatggcccaccttgattatcatgcacattgtgaagagagttgtcactttggatgggcaccagcaggagagtgagtttgtgtgtaggggggtggagggtgagaaaacctggatttgtgctggaaatggcccaacttgatgatcactttagataagctattaccagcaggacagtggggtgggaggaggtattgtttcatgatctctgtgtgtatataatatctgctgcagtttccacagtatgcatccgatgaagtgagctgtagctcacgaaagctcatgctcaaataaattggttagtctctaaggtgccacaagtaccccttttcttttcacttccctTGTAACCTTTGTTCTCTTATTTGGCCATCTCTGAATGACAATAGGGTAATCTGTAGAACCTTAACCTGCTTCTGAACATCGAGACAGGACTTTGCTTTCTGTACCTGAGTATCACTGGGAAACCAGCTGTAACAATAAAAGGACAGAGAGGAAGCTTCCAGGATCACGAAGACCAGAGTTGCTCAAGAGGCATGTTGCGGACAGGGCAGGGTAGGAAGCTTGCGCTGCTGCTGTCCGTTCTGCATCTGTACTATGGATAAAGAGTAATGCTGCTCAACCAGTCACATCTCATGTGGCTCCTAGGGAAGGCTCATTATtatgcaatttttttccccactaggCTCTTAAAGCTCCACCTCTTGCCTAGTGGCATTGCCACCCAAACTACCACCCATGTTGCTGGTTCAGGCAATATAGAGGCTCAGATTCATTCCTGCTTTATTCCAGCACAAATCAGAGTGAACAGGACACCGTGCTTGAGGGGTTGCATTGTGGctcaggggagctgggggggaagaggtTGCAGCAGAAAGAGGTTGCCaccttttcttccctcctccaggaGGCTTACTGGAGACCAGttcagcctgaaaacaaggtggTGCTGTTTGGGGAGTGGCCTTAACCAGGCAGCCAGGAATAGTGCAACCTGCCTGCACCTGCTCCTATTGAGTCCTAATGTAAAATAAAGCTGCCCTCTCCAGGCACAACCCATGAGGGAGTGGAAATGCAGCCTGTCTTTCCCTAGGGGTGAATTCCACTTGGGATGCAGGGGGCACAAATCTGATGCAGCAAATGCAATCTCTGAGCAGATCTGCCTGCCCAGTATTTCAAGACCACTATATCTCCCAGatcctcctgcctctgcttagAACAGCAATGAAAAGAACTCTAGGATTTTACAGTGATGATGCACGACAGTCAGGAAACCAGAGAGCTATGTGAGATCTGCAGTGGCAAATACCCACCAAGCTGCTAGGCAACTGGTCTAAATATTTTGTTAACACTTTGCTAAAAGTGTGTATTGAggcctttctttctctttcaataTGAAAATGTTTCCATCAAATCCCAGACTATCAATTCAGTTCTATCCTAAAGCAGGAAATGCTTTTAGTTGTTCTTACATCTGCTGGTAACTGCTGTTCAATATGTGTGGGAGCTTTGGAAATAAAAGTGCTTTGTCCTTCAAGTGTTGCACCACCCGAGAGGGTTCCTTTTTGTAAAATGTGAGGCAGGGAGAATAATGTTGTTCGACTCCCCCTCTCCTTTTTCTTCCTGAGAGCAGGTGGAAATCTCACCCAAGTAGCCTCCTACATCAACAGCCAAGGGGGCAAAAAAACTAActgacttcaagactgagcttcataagtttatggaagggatggtatgatgagactgcctacaatggcatatagctgatctgtgactgctagcagcaatatctccaatggctggtgaggggacactagatggggtgGGCTCTGACTtacgacagagaattctttcccaggtgtctagctagtgagtcttgcccacatgctcaacgTCTAAATTGCACCATATTTAGGGTCAGGAAGCAATTTtccctaggtcagattggcagagacttgGGGTTGTTTGCCTTCATCTgctgcatggggcaggggtcacttgcagatttaaacgaGTGTAAATGgaagattctctgtaacttgaagtctttaaatcattatttgaggacttcagtaactcagacccagaggttatgggtctattacaggggtgggtgggtgagcttgtgcaggaggtcagactggatgatcatgatggtcccttttgaccttaaagaCTATGAGTCTATCTGGCCGTTAGGGCTGCCACAACTGACTATGTGGAAtctcctgctgctgtttcaaAAGCCCCCACAGTCTTATGGGGCCTAGATCTGGGGAGCTAtctacattcccccccccccccccgcaatgaACCTGCTAGGGGTAGTAAAGAGCCCCatgtggaaaaaaacaagggAGGGCTAGAGGATCAGAAATAGCCTGGGGGTGATGGCTGAGGAGACCTGTGTTGCCTCCTCTCTGAAGAAGCTAGTAATCTGAGGGCAGATGGAAGTGCTTCATCTCCCTCCAAAGGAGGAAAAGACAAATTGAAGGTGGCAAGGAGGACAGCAGCTTAGCGCTCCCACCCCCTGTGAAAATGCAACAAGCCAGCAGGATGGATGTGAAGAGGGAAACAGCCTAAGCTCCTCAAAGGGTAGTGAGCTTAGTGGCTGGTACAGTGATCCTGGTGTTGAGGGCTAAGCTCGCTGCTCCTGTATCTGCAGAGCTGAGAGCACCCCACCAACAATCCCTCTCGGCAGCTCTGGGTCTGCTGCTGTCAGAGAGGACAGATTGGGGATGGtttacacatacacactcccCAGGATCCCTCATGCCTGGCTGAGGTGGGTGAATCCATCATGGACGGCTTGTCTTCCTTACAGAACTTTGCCTTGTTTGAACGCAGCAGTAAAGAATCAAGTTAGCTGACAGGATACTGACCATGACTTTTGGGACAATGTAGACAATGACAAGTTGTGTTCAGCACTGTCACCTAACCATGAGTAAAGCCTGCATGTGTGGCAATAGCAAAGGGAGAGCTGTGCAAATAGCCAATTTTGTGATTTagtggctgaaccaaaaaatAGAAATTCCTTCCAGGTTAACCCGAAGTTAATGTTTTTCAAATTTTTGgtgaaaataaagtaaaaaaaaaattgttttggggttGATCGacacattttgttcaacccaaaatgttttggttctcAAGTTTTTACtttctataaaataataaaatggctgtaaaattcaaaaagaaaagtcactgaattaaaatcaaaatgtttccatttgaaaatgttgaaataaaatgttctgaTCTTTTTCAGTTGAAACAATTAGGCAAATTCTAAATGAATttgtgaaatgaaatgtttcaatcaaTCTGAACATACCATTTTTTGGCCCCcaaaaaatatttcagcttttttcCCAGCTCTAGTCAAGGTGCTTTCTAAACACAAACCCCTGTGAAGCGAGGAAGTATTATTCATGTCTGCTGGTGAAAACCAGGCTGAAGGTCTCTGGTCACAGAAAGTCTGCCAGGAACGGGGAATGGTGGCACAAACTGCTTATAACTTCTCTTCTGCTGAGACAGTCCAGATCCATCTGCCACAACCTAGAAAGAGCATGGAGCTGgccagggaggggcaggaccATGTCATCTAGGAAGTGCATCAATTCCGTGCATCTTTCTCGGGCATTCTGCCTGTGAGACTCTTGTGGCCCTGAAAGGGCATTGCAATGCCTCGTCGGAGTTGTAGTTCCATGCCTTATACGCCCATTTTCCTGTATGGGCTTGGATCTCTGACTggcctacatctcccatgattaACCATGGCCAGGGAGTCCTGTGGGTACACTCCCACCAAGAGAGGAGAAAATGGTGCATCATGGAATATGTAATCCTACCAGGAACCCCAGCCTATAGATGAGAATAGGAATAAAGCACCTAAAACTACAGCCTCAATAAGGCACCACAGCACCATTTTGAATGCACCACTTTCTCTTTCAATGGAAACAAATTCAATAGAAAATTTCCAACTAGTCctagtttttgtttatttgtgttcCTAAAAATATAGGGATACACCTATGGTAACCTAGAAAACAAAAGTGTATAAATATTCATGTCCACAATGCCCAGTAAATGTCTGAATGGAACTGACTATTTTATTTCATCCCTGTTCTTAGTGAATATAATACAAAGGCAGTTGGCAGTGCTGGAGAATGGAGAACGTATCAAGTACAGCATGAAAGGTGGGGAAGTGGTATTAGTGAGACCATTAGTGGAACACTATGTCCATGtcttgtgtccacacttcaaaaatgaTGCTGACTAATTGGAAAGGGTTCAAGAAAGAGCTAtaagaatgattcaaggtctggaaaatatGCCTTTATAGTAGGAAACTTAAGAAACTGTCTATTTAGTTTACCCAAAAGgaagttaagaggtgacttgttCACCTCTGCAGTGAAAAGATTTGATAGTTGATGGCTttttagcagaaaaaggcataatgagatccataggctggaagctgaagctacaTATATTCCAACTAAAAATAACCATTagaattagccattggaacagcttacctAGGAATATGGTAGATTTCCCATCACTTGatgcctttaaatcaagactgcatgtttttctaaaagatatgctataacTCGAACAAAAATTATGGACTTGATGGAGGAATTAttgggggaaattctatggcctgtgttatgcaaaaggtcagactagatgataataatggtcccttctaggcTTAATCTCCGAAACAATGAGCAGTGGCAATGTCAGCTTCTGGAATTATGCTACACCTATATGGGTCTTTTATTACTTAACAAGTTACCATAGTTTAGTATTTCTAAACAATTTTTTATCTTTATATTGGATAATGTCCCTATTTCTTTTGACTGCTGACAAAGTCACAAGAAACCCTTCAAAATGAAACCAAAAGACTTGCACTCAAAAAAGTAGTTTTGCAGCACTATTGTTTGTTTCTAAACTGGTCAGAACAGTTGCCAACTTATGCTTAAAAGGTAGAGTTAAAAAACACCGGAGGAGGAGTTTGTGCTATGTACATGTACAGTACTACTGCTGCTCAGAGTCCACTGTCTTCAAATTAGACTCAGGAGGCAAGGAAAACACTTGCGTGGAGTTTCAATCTTCACCATACTGCTAGGTCCTACAGTGTACATCACCTCCTCTTCATGTACCCCTGGAGGCAAGCTGATCTCCTTGGTAAGGTTTGTGTAGTTGTATTCCTTCCCTCGTAGGGTCCTATGCTCCTCCTCATGTTCAGCTGACACTTTAACCTTCCCATCTTTCACCTTCACTGTAACTTCCTCTGGGTCAAACCCCTTAACATCCATCAGAGCTAAAAGCTTATGGTCATGGCGTGAGTTCAACATCCTATTAACTCTTCTTCGAatgctgtaataaaaaaaataaaacaagaaatttaggtcaccaaaaataaaaagtcatccattcatccagaccaCCCTTAGAAGCTTTGgtcaaatttttgaaattcctgttGCTGAGGTCCTCTCCCTTAGCTACTTTCATTAATAATCAGAAATTTATCCCTAGGAAGTATCAAAGTGATTCTTTGTTGTGGGTAAGAGCTGAGATTACTTAATTCAGACATCTGTGCCTGGGTCCTGCTTTGAAATCATACCAAGAGGTATATAATAAtgtcaataataaaaaaatcccatattttcaaaatttaCAAGTAAAATATTGTATTGTCAAATATGGATATGAAGTAGCTTTATCTAGACCTTCAACCACATTTGAGGAGTTGATCTAGGAGTAAGCCGGAACAAAAGGTTCAATTTCTAAGATATCTAATTTTGACTGAAAAAGACATTGATAAGGAAACAACCAagatgaaaagatgggagagAGATTTGGACAAATAAATTGATCCGGATGAGTGGGTCTCTGTGGGAAAGGGGATAAACATCTTCAATTTGTGCAGCAcataaagaatttttaaataaattactgtaTGGATGGCATTTGACTCCAGTTAAGATCCATCATATGTTTTCTACTACAGAGGCACTCCGTTGGAAGGCTTGTGGGGAAAGAGGAACGTGCTTGTACATGTGGTGGTTGTATGCAGAAATTAGATGGTTTTGGGAGGAAATTATTAAAGACAAAATGCTGCCTTCCTGGAGATCCCCTGACTTGGTTACTTAATACTCCACTAAAGGATCTATACTTTAAACCGAATGACAAATTAATTTCTTATTGTTAGCAGCTAACTTTGTATGCCACATTATTACAAatgtgacaccccccaccccggaatTGTGGTATCAAAAAATATGGACTATCTTTGTAATAGAAAACCTCAAGTATGTACGCAAGAGGAGCACTAAAAAGAGGATaggtatttagaaatttggtcaccCTTTCTAGCATACTCAAGAgaggtgggctccccacccagcaAGACAAAATCTTTACCAGGTTATTTGAATAAGTAATATATGATGTAGTATTGTTAACATTTTAGTGTAACAttgccttaataaaaagtttcaaaaaaattttaaaaaacggAGTTAAGATTAATTTTGTATACAGCATGGAAtaagaacacatttatttgatgaCAAAGTAAATCCAAGTGTAAGGTCTATTCTCATATATTAATGGAGATAGGTTCATATTTTGATGCACACTACTTGTGGAATTGGCTACACCATCAATGAACAAATATCCATGTCCTTCAGTAATCGAGGGTTTGTGTGCTCTTTGGATGAGACAACTGTGAAGATGAAGAGTTCTGTCACCCTAAACACACAacagccagccctccccattAGCCAATAGACACCAGTGCACATCCACTTAACAAATCATCCTAAATTGTCAAATGAATGGTTATAACTAACTCCATTTTCAAGTGAGAAATTGTTAAATGTGATCTATACATGAGACACACTCTTCAGGCACGCACACACAAAATTAAATGTCTCCTGTGCAGAGCTAGGATGGTGGCTGATTGGaccattaaaataacaatttacAATGTGAAATGACACTAATCAACCAAAAACATGACTCTCATTCAAACCATTTACAAAATATCCAATAGAAGGTCCCAGTCTCAACTGTAACAAACTGAATGGGACATAAGATACCAAATTCAATAGATTGTGTGATGTCAGAGTATATAGGACAATAAACGATAAACTGGACACAGCAAGTCAGATGAGTTTAGCAGTTTATTACCAGTGTAGCCCAGCTCCAGGAATATTATTCCTATTCTACAAAACTAAGATGATTCAATTTAGCACAACATTTAGAAatctatttttcttcctttgtgaGTTCAtgaattctgtgctgctgcctcctTGGACTTTCTCATCAATCACTTAAGGAGACTTAATCTTAGGTGAATAAATGTTGTGGAAAAGGAGTGATATGATTGGAAACTTACAGCATCCATATGGGTTTCAGTGTTCTTTGAGAGAGGATGATATTTGATTTTTCTAGACCAAAAAAACTCTTCTCTCATGTGGTGACTATAGTCAGAGCAGTGCAAGCAGATGCATAATGAAAATGTAGCCAATTTCAGAAACAGGGTGGCAAGGATTACACTATGGACCTGATACtcgggcaaaactctcattgaagtcattggcCCAGATCCTGGAGCCCTCAATCtgtttttactcaggcaaaacttcacCGGGTTTTGCATGAGTTGCAACTTCAAAATTTGATGTTATGCATCAAATTCTGACTCGaattcagctggtgaaaatccaGAGTATCTTCATGTTCCAGCACCTcgtccacctcctcctgcagcctttgGCATATGATGTGCAACGGGGCTGTGACTGCACTACAGCTATTCTAAGGATCGAGGAGCTGTTACAATGGAGAGAATTTAAAGCAGTCCCAAGGCTGCTCTCACTCCTCCTAGGGTTAGTGTAAAACCCAACCAGGGATCAAGGATCACTATACAGCTCCCCGGGgcttccctctcctccagctctgtCGCATTCCGTGGAGACTGAGCGCAGCAGAGAATATAAGCCAATATTCAAACCTCTGTGTGGACTGGCAGCATCACATTTTTAACTGGCAAAAATCAAAACCTCACCTCCAAGCACAATATTTAACAGAAGTTTAAATTTTGAGTAGGGGAAAAACTGCAGGTAAATAAGATATattcaaataatttattaattaaaacCTACCAAAGTTCCCACCTCTTAATGAATATGCTTCTGTCTCTCTGGCAAAGGATATCTTACCCCTTCTTGTTTCAGATTGCTCATTAACCTTTAACTCAAATGGCAAGTTTATCATTTATCACAGCTTCTCATTTAGAACTGGATTCTGATTTcctttatgccagtgtaaatctggagcgcCATTGAATTcaatttcataataaataatacccAACTCTTAATAGATtgagttactctgggtttacagtAAGATCGGAATCTGGCCCAAGACTAGATCTATGTATTCTCATTTACTTTTACACGTAGTCTGACATTTAATTTGTtgccttaaatatttttaaatgatatcCTATTTCTTTTCCATAGGAAGACTACAATATTTAACACTCAGGCACTGTTTATATAATTATCTCCATACCTTCTAGACAATGACATTACCATTTTTTTCAAACTCTTACAGTTCCTACATTTCCCTGAAATTGAGCTTTGTCTATTATCCTGTTTACCCATTTCAACTTTACTCAAAACTCAGCTGTCAAATTCCTTTAATTCAATTTAAAGAGTCCTACTGGCTATAGAAGGCTAATAAATAAGCTCATTTACCTGTCCAGTTCTCGCTCTGCCTCCAGTTTTGCTTTAATGACTTTCTTCTCCCAAACTGTGAGGCATGATGGTGGATGACAATGTGGATGTATAGCACACAGGCAATGTGGATACGGGTGTACTTCACACtcacagtgtggatgcaggtgTATATCACACAGGCAGTGTGGATGCAGGAGTGTATTGCATAGGTAATGTGGATGCATGTCCATCAGCCTTATCTGTCTCCTTATTTCTCTATCTGCCTTTCTCAAATCTCGCTTGGCATCTTCCAAAAAGCGACAGCACAAAGACATCTTAAAGCTTTAAACCATATTAGCGTACGAGTACAACTTTTGATAACTTGCACTCGTGTGAGAAAAAATTGTCTTGCAAGCTCTGGCCAGAagttagttttaaaaaacaaactgcagATGCTTTAGCTATATTCCAGCAGTCATTTTATGACATCAGCAGCCTGCAAATGTGTCACAATCCTGCAGTTGGCATGGGAACTGCAATCAGTGGCTGTCTCCCAGAAAGTTATTAAATGCAAAACACTACATGGATTAAACACTCTGGTTGGTATTTCATACCCACACAAGTTAGTCAGTTCAACATTTTGGACAATTTATGGATTCCCCAGCAAGTGTAACTTGGCCCCATTGTACATACATATTATTTTGTGTCACTCTATATGGTGTCCGCTTGTACTGTTTGCTCTAATAGAGTATTTTCTCACTCGTAAAGTTTCAATCACAGTATTGCATTAATATAGTTATTCACAtttatttcctcttttttaaaatacaacataTGAACCAAAGCTGGGAGAATGTGCACAGGTGTTTTCAGCCCTTATATAGGCAAAATACTCTGTGgatcaaatcctgaagtctttattcGCTTTTTAACTCAGACTTTACTCAATCCCCGGTGGGGTTAGATGTGCTACCTGAAGCCTGCTGTTGACCACAAATATTTATAGCAGGAGATGGCACatttttttgtagtttttttacagctgtttttaatgttttgttttgttttcgtgcttgctggttttgttttgttttggcctGCTTGCTGCTATGTTAGGAGAGTGGGAGCATTTTAAGGCTTTGtagcttttttgcttttttaaacttgtttttgttttttttacttgcCCTGCCAATTTTGTGGCATGTTGTTTGAACCATTTAACAGCCATGGTTATAGTttgcaatattttacattttaaggtTACATTTTTTGCCTTAGCCTTACGgactttattttatgttttttccccACTATATTCTTAAAATTTATATGGACCTTTTTTGCTAGCAACCCAGCATATTCATACCGTATTACACTCTGTGGGGATTTGCAGGGAGGGATGAAGGGGGTTTTTTAGCTTGTagttttttattatgttagattGCGATTTTTACAGAGGACAGCTTGCTGACATACCAGATCAGTAGTCGAGGGTTACCAGTGTGGTTACatgtttggctgcgtgtgtgtttttcctgtgtgctgtcccagctctgcgcagacagctggcacagcagacctcgagtgaaccgcccaatgaccacaagatccgttaaggtcaaaggcacccagccaggtttattgttgacaaagcacggtaatagcacctggcagactctatgaGGATACGTATGTCCGTGACGATGCATGCAGTTCAATGAATGACAGgcctttccattccccccttgGCTGGGCGAAGACACTCTTAGAGGTGCCTTTATATACCCTGACATAAACCAGTTATGTACTGTCCCTTGGGCATAATTAGTTACTTCCCCCTAATGTGGCTAGTTATTACCCATTTTTTGGTTAATAAGtttaattaaggtttcagagtaacagccgtgttagtctgtattcgcaaaaagaaaaggagtacttgtggcaccttagagactaaccaatttatttgagcatgagctttcgtgagctacagctcacttcatgcaaggcactgcatttagccgtatggagtggaaatctatcaactgcaggatgaagtgagctgtagctcacgaaagctcatgctcaaataaattggttagtctctaaggtgccacaagtactccttttctttaagtttaATTAAAACACTTTTATTAACATGGTTtaattaaagtatttttatttatcaCACTGTTATGCTAACCTTATCTTTTAGAagggggtcagtgtgttcctgttatcctggAGGAATGTTTCTGTAAACATCCTTTCTATCGGGATGTTTTGTTACCACTCTTCTGAAATTTGTTTGCATAAGTACTTTGTGCTGAGCACTTCttaaaaatgtgtgtttctgcattatcagccctgttcttgtcAGAGTCTGTAAACTTGCAAGCAGGCAGAGCCTGATATTAGCTCACAGCCTAATTTTTGCTacctttgctttatattagcaaagcTTGCCCACTACTATAGCTCAGGCCTCATATCTCAGGCTTTCTTCCTACTTCAGTTGGCTTTATAGACCCTGGAGGTCCTTGGCCATTGTCACAATTTGCCCTCACCTCTGTCTGTCAATGCCATATTTTTCCCATGGATGGTAATGCACATAAAGAGCTCTTAGGTCTTGCTCAATATTATTCATCCATGTTCTCATTGGCTTGCCATGAAGATGGATACCCTAAGGTTGTTCTCCCAAGAGAGGCTTAGCTAGCCTGGCTTGTGTTGTCGTAATTACACGCCCAGCCCACTGAACTTGTTGGAATTTCAATTCAATCCTTACTCAGGTCAAAATTGCCTCTGACTTCATTGCCTTCAGAGCCTCACTTGAGGAAGCCATGAGTTAAAAGTGTGAAAGGAATTTTGCCTGAACAGTAACACAATTACTATCCCTCTTAAAAAATTATTCCATCAATGTTCACCTCCTTGGTACTTTTGTTGCTTCACTTACCCCAAtcttgaaaaaaggaaaaaatgtaaattaaagagAGATGTACTATATATGCTGATTTAAAGACAATGTGGTTATTGCTTAGAGTTACAGTGGATTGATTCCATTGTCAAAGTGGTATTTGAAGGTACAATGCAAGCACTTCTCTATGTATCTATCATGTGCTCATCCCTACAGTATCTGAAAAAGATTATGTCCCAGATTGCCAGCTATGTTACAGCCCCTTTATGCCAATGTAAAGCTAGGGAGTCCCTACCCCTAGCGAATATCTAGCTTAGGTGGATTTTTAATGTGGCATAGGGTTGGTAACAGCTCTACGGCCTAGGACTTGTAGCCAGAACATGGCAGGGTCAAGGGGAAAATGGCTAGATGCACTCCAGCGATTTTCAGCTGCCAGAACAGCCTGTTGGGGCTGAGGGCAGCCAAGTCTAAATTAGAGTatccctgaggctgctctgacttacacCTAGGGTTAAACAGGGCCCTGGCTGGCCTGAGAATATGAAGACATGCAAAAGTGGCATCAAACCACTTTTGTCACCACCAGAGCCTATGCTGAGCACAACGTGACTGTAACTGAGAAACTGGCCCTTTTTATTGGTTATTTGGAGACTTTCAGTTTGTATTATTTGGAGTTCAATTATTTAGGTTTAATACTTTTGTACTAACTGGAAAAGGCTATTTGTTATTGTAAATAGTTTCCCATTTTTTGTATGTTAATGCTCTGTGCATGTCTTAGTAGGGGAGGCATGTTTCAAAATTGTCAAGAATGTTCAGACAAGGGTGCCTTCATTTAGGAACTAAATCTATAGGAGTCATTAAGGAGGCTTAGTTCAGGCACTTAagattgaaaattttggccttgaaaaataaaatgatcatTTATTGTTTTCATGCTCATCTACCTTAGTGACCGGGATGTGGGTAGTagtgcctagtggttggagcacgAGTCATTGGTCATTAGTGTTAGAGCTGGAGTCACAGGCCAGGCTCCTGAGCCAATGCTCATAGCTGGAGTCAGAACccagagtcagaggccagatCTGAAGCCAgaaatcagagccaagggtcagcatTGAGTTCCCTGAAGTGAGACAAGGCAGGGGCAAGACTAGGAACAAGGAACTACTGCAGCTGTGGGCAAGCATTTTGAGCAGTAGCTAAACTGCTGCTGGGATTAAGAGCCAGTCTGCAGACCCTTCTTATCAGTCGGGCagtgtagccaatcaggcagcctattATAGGCCAGCT
Above is a window of Caretta caretta isolate rCarCar2 chromosome 2, rCarCar1.hap1, whole genome shotgun sequence DNA encoding:
- the ODF1 gene encoding outer dense fiber protein 1; translated protein: MSLCCRFLEDAKRDLRKADREIRRQIRLMDMHPHYLCNTLLHPHCLCDIHLHPHCECEVHPYPHCLCAIHPHCHPPSCLTVWEKKVIKAKLEAERELDSIRRRVNRMLNSRHDHKLLALMDVKGFDPEEVTVKVKDGKVKVSAEHEEEHRTLRGKEYNYTNLTKEISLPPGVHEEEVMYTVGPSSMVKIETPRKCFPCLLSLI